A single window of Fischerella sp. PCC 9605 DNA harbors:
- a CDS encoding GTP-binding protein: MDSKLPSPEPPYNNASRTDINALNWQKELDNAIFSFEDIQAELNYKQAQTALRNLVANLDLTVEEKAGLETKITDLEAMLSKLDSMVVHIAAFGMVGRGKSSLLNALVGQAVFETGPLHGVTRTAQRVNWSITEEAVGETDHALRVTLPGVGQSQVELIDTPGLDEVDGETRAALAEQVAKQADLILFVISGDMTKVEHEALSQLREAGKPILLVFNKVDQYPEADRMAIYHKIRDERVRELLSPDEIVMAAASPLVRTLVQRPDGTRGVQMRQGNAQVEELKLKILEILHREGKALVALNTMLYADNVNEHLVQRKLMIRENAANQLIWKVVMTKAAAIALNPLTVVDILSGAVIDVVLILGLSKVYGIPMTEPGAVKLLQRIALSMGGISASELLANLGLSSLKTLLGISAPATGGASLAPYLSVALTQAGVAGVSSYGIGQVTKAYLANGATWGPEGPKAVVNKILATLDETSILNRIKDELRAKLRPSL; this comes from the coding sequence ATGGATTCCAAATTACCCTCTCCTGAACCTCCTTACAACAATGCGAGCCGCACTGATATCAATGCCCTTAATTGGCAGAAAGAGCTGGATAACGCCATTTTCAGCTTTGAGGATATTCAGGCGGAACTCAACTATAAACAGGCACAAACAGCACTACGAAATTTAGTAGCTAATCTTGACCTCACCGTTGAGGAAAAAGCAGGATTGGAGACGAAAATTACCGATTTAGAAGCCATGCTGAGTAAATTAGACAGCATGGTAGTGCATATTGCTGCTTTTGGGATGGTAGGACGAGGCAAGTCTTCTTTGCTGAATGCTTTAGTTGGGCAAGCGGTGTTTGAAACAGGGCCTTTGCACGGTGTTACCCGCACTGCACAACGAGTAAATTGGAGTATCACAGAGGAAGCTGTTGGGGAGACGGATCATGCCTTGCGAGTCACCCTACCCGGAGTTGGTCAATCGCAAGTGGAATTGATTGACACACCGGGTTTAGACGAAGTAGATGGTGAAACCCGTGCTGCTTTAGCAGAACAAGTGGCAAAACAAGCAGATTTAATTCTGTTTGTGATTTCTGGTGATATGACGAAAGTTGAACACGAAGCCCTTTCCCAGTTGCGAGAGGCGGGTAAACCCATCTTGCTGGTGTTTAACAAAGTAGATCAGTATCCAGAAGCAGATCGGATGGCAATTTACCACAAAATCCGCGATGAACGGGTGCGAGAGTTGCTCTCACCGGATGAAATTGTCATGGCAGCAGCATCACCACTAGTGAGGACGCTGGTTCAACGCCCCGATGGTACAAGAGGCGTGCAGATGCGTCAAGGTAATGCCCAAGTCGAGGAATTGAAGCTGAAAATTTTGGAAATCTTGCACCGTGAAGGTAAAGCCTTGGTTGCCCTGAATACGATGCTTTATGCTGACAACGTGAATGAGCATTTAGTGCAGCGCAAACTGATGATTCGGGAGAATGCAGCTAATCAGTTGATTTGGAAGGTAGTGATGACCAAAGCAGCGGCGATCGCTCTTAATCCTCTGACGGTAGTTGATATTCTCAGCGGCGCGGTGATTGATGTTGTCCTCATTCTCGGTTTATCTAAAGTCTATGGCATTCCCATGACGGAACCTGGAGCTGTAAAATTACTGCAAAGAATCGCCTTAAGTATGGGCGGCATTAGTGCTAGCGAACTGCTGGCAAACTTAGGCTTAAGTTCATTGAAAACCTTACTTGGCATCTCTGCACCAGCTACTGGCGGTGCATCCCTTGCACCCTATCTATCAGTAGCGCTGACACAAGCAGGAGTTGCTGGTGTTTCTTCCTATGGTATCGGACAAGTCACCAAAGCTTATTTAGCCAACGGGGCTACCTGGGGGCCCGAAGGCCCAAAAGCAGTGGTTAATAAGATTTTGGCCACGCTAGATGAAACGTCGATTCTCAATCGGATTAAGGATGAATTGCGAGCAAAGTTGAGACCCTCGCTTTGA